One Candidatus Bathyarchaeota archaeon DNA window includes the following coding sequences:
- a CDS encoding radical SAM protein: MTTQKIGDRNDLAHASDEELKKSLSTARSIGWKNFGKKIRFYAPSFTHYKTSHFHSAPDAFPTVSITGSSCALKCKHCGGKVLNTMIPAPTPEELINVCVSLKEKGALGCLISGGCLPDGSIPFNKFIDAIAKIKQDTGLTVVVHTGVIDLSTATRLRKAGVDAALIDVIGSDETIREIYQLNVNVDDYRSSLEALRKAGIPIVPHVLVGLHYGKIKGEFQVLKIISECAPSAVIIIALMPIHGTPMENVNPPAPEDIAKVLVTARLMMPKIPVVLGCMRPKGEHRIRTDTLAVEAGVNAIAFPTEEAIHLAESMGLEITFSSLCCSQVFDDIKREVSTEV; encoded by the coding sequence ATGACCACACAAAAGATTGGCGACCGCAACGATTTGGCGCATGCTAGTGACGAGGAGCTCAAAAAATCATTATCTACAGCTCGAAGCATCGGTTGGAAAAACTTCGGAAAAAAGATTAGATTCTACGCTCCAAGCTTCACCCACTACAAAACCAGTCACTTCCACTCGGCTCCCGATGCGTTTCCAACAGTCTCAATAACAGGATCTTCCTGCGCCTTAAAATGCAAACACTGTGGCGGAAAAGTTCTGAACACGATGATTCCGGCACCTACTCCCGAGGAGTTGATTAACGTTTGTGTAAGCCTCAAAGAGAAGGGGGCCCTTGGCTGCCTCATAAGCGGTGGATGTCTACCAGATGGCTCTATTCCATTTAACAAGTTCATTGATGCAATAGCCAAGATTAAACAGGACACAGGATTAACAGTTGTAGTGCACACAGGAGTCATCGACCTCTCCACGGCGACAAGATTGAGAAAGGCAGGAGTGGATGCGGCATTGATTGACGTAATTGGTTCAGATGAAACGATACGTGAGATATACCAACTGAACGTTAATGTTGATGATTACAGGAGTTCTCTGGAGGCGTTACGTAAGGCGGGCATTCCAATCGTACCCCATGTGCTTGTTGGGCTTCATTACGGCAAGATCAAAGGGGAGTTTCAGGTGCTCAAGATCATTTCAGAATGTGCACCATCCGCCGTTATTATAATTGCATTGATGCCGATACATGGTACCCCTATGGAAAACGTGAATCCACCCGCCCCAGAAGACATAGCAAAGGTGCTGGTGACCGCTAGACTCATGATGCCTAAAATTCCCGTAGTCCTCGGATGCATGAGACCGAAAGGTGAACATAGAATTAGAACGGACACGCTTGCCGTAGAAGCGGGAGTCAACGCAATCGCGTTTCCAACAGAGGAAGCTATTCATCTAGCCGAATCCATGGGGTTAGAAATCACGTTTTCATCTTTATGTTGCTCACAAGTCTTCGACGATATCAAAAGAGAAGTATCGACTGAAGTTTAG
- a CDS encoding VOC family protein: MGHTICHLEIPTTDLKRSGEYYRKLFGWEIDYGLGPDYALFNTGEGVLTGGGLDRKDKITPGNIIIYVQVDDIKAMLEKAEKLGGRKVKEKTEIPNVGWFGLFTDLDGNTIGLFTPKQ, encoded by the coding sequence ATGGGTCACACAATCTGTCATCTGGAAATTCCTACCACTGACTTGAAAAGGTCTGGTGAATACTACAGGAAACTGTTCGGCTGGGAGATCGACTATGGTTTGGGTCCTGATTATGCCCTCTTCAACACCGGAGAAGGAGTTTTAACTGGTGGGGGACTGGACAGAAAAGACAAGATCACACCAGGAAACATAATTATATATGTTCAAGTTGACGACATCAAAGCGATGCTTGAAAAAGCTGAGAAACTTGGCGGCAGAAAGGTGAAAGAGAAAACAGAAATTCCAAACGTAGGCTGGTTCGGTCTTTTCACAGACCTCGACGGCAACACCATAGGCTTATTCACTCCAAAGCAATAA
- a CDS encoding radical SAM protein: MPTWVCTECKAEYTSRCRQATCSNCGAPKEKHKKKA; this comes from the coding sequence ATGCCAACATGGGTATGTACTGAATGCAAAGCTGAGTACACAAGTAGGTGTCGTCAGGCAACATGCTCAAACTGCGGAGCCCCAAAAGAAAAACACAAGAAGAAGGCGTAA
- the gcvH gene encoding glycine cleavage system protein GcvH — protein MVKVDDFEVVEGLHYSKEFEWVRVEDGKVRIGITEYAQKQLREIVFAELPSVGDEVKQNDPYGTVESVKAVSDLVAPLSGKIEEVNQEVLDKPELINEDPYKKGWLLVISPTNLDAELKNIMDFNKAVEWHKELIKES, from the coding sequence TTGGTTAAAGTAGACGACTTCGAGGTGGTTGAAGGACTGCACTACTCAAAGGAGTTTGAGTGGGTACGCGTTGAAGACGGAAAAGTAAGAATCGGAATCACCGAATACGCTCAAAAGCAACTTCGTGAAATCGTGTTTGCAGAACTGCCAAGCGTAGGCGACGAAGTTAAACAGAACGACCCTTACGGAACCGTGGAATCTGTGAAGGCCGTTTCTGATCTGGTCGCTCCGTTAAGCGGGAAAATCGAAGAGGTTAACCAAGAAGTGCTGGATAAACCGGAGTTGATCAATGAAGACCCTTACAAGAAAGGATGGCTTCTAGTCATTTCTCCAACCAACCTCGACGCGGAATTGAAAAACATCATGGACTTCAATAAGGCGGTGGAATGGCACAAGGAACTCATAAAGGAGAGCTGA
- a CDS encoding heterodisulfide reductase subunit F: MNNPYIPNLAVIRKITTENEANDIKTFELVFKDLEAMKSFRYRCGQFAEISVFGAGECPIGIASSPMDEDCIQFTVKKVGVVTTALHNSEEGTVIGVRGPYGNGFPLERMEGRNVVIVGGGFAFTTLRSLTEFILHEANRDKFKDLTVIYGARNPGELIYKHDLEAWGKRDNINLNVTIDRAVPGWTGLVGFVPAVLKEVAPSAHNAIAIVCGPPIMIKFTMPVINELGFPPEDVFLSLEMRMKCGIGKCGRCNIGNKFACKDGPVFAYKELQMMPKEY; this comes from the coding sequence ATGAATAATCCATACATCCCAAACCTCGCGGTCATCAGAAAGATCACAACAGAAAACGAAGCGAACGACATAAAGACCTTTGAGCTCGTTTTCAAAGATCTGGAGGCAATGAAGAGCTTCAGATACAGGTGTGGTCAGTTTGCAGAAATCTCTGTCTTCGGTGCAGGAGAGTGCCCTATAGGCATAGCCTCATCCCCTATGGACGAAGATTGCATTCAGTTCACCGTGAAAAAAGTTGGAGTTGTCACTACGGCTTTACACAACAGCGAAGAGGGAACGGTCATAGGAGTCAGAGGGCCCTACGGGAACGGTTTTCCGCTGGAGAGAATGGAAGGCCGCAATGTTGTTATTGTCGGAGGGGGGTTCGCCTTCACAACGTTGAGGTCTCTAACCGAATTCATCCTTCACGAGGCCAACAGAGACAAGTTCAAAGACTTAACCGTTATCTACGGAGCCCGCAACCCAGGTGAGCTCATCTATAAACATGACCTTGAAGCCTGGGGGAAGAGGGATAACATTAACCTCAATGTGACCATAGACCGCGCTGTCCCCGGCTGGACCGGATTGGTTGGCTTTGTCCCTGCCGTTCTCAAGGAGGTTGCCCCAAGCGCACACAATGCTATTGCTATTGTCTGCGGCCCACCTATAATGATAAAGTTCACCATGCCAGTCATTAATGAACTCGGCTTCCCTCCAGAGGATGTCTTCCTATCGCTTGAGATGAGGATGAAGTGCGGCATCGGAAAATGTGGAAGGTGCAACATAGGAAACAAGTTCGCATGCAAAGACGGTCCAGTCTTCGCCTATAAAGAGCTTCAGATGATGCCGAAAGAGTACTGA
- a CDS encoding 4Fe-4S ferredoxin, with protein MKWKVIEKSKLPALIAELASEYEIFAPVKEKNIVSFERLSSGNEAYLGFWNTKKPPKEVFFPQTEVLFTYRIGEKDVEIVESPAVKAKMMVLGVRPCDARSFVLLDKFFSFGEHKDLYYLEKRKNTTVVGLACNHPLSTCFCTSLGGGPFGKEGMDLLLQDINDKYLIETATQRGEELVKKFPWLKDAEKADVEKAKMLSEDAENAVKSKVSVKDVSEKLDRMFDDPLWDQIYQKCLGCGVCTFLCPACCCFDILDEETEERKRVRIWDSCQFSCFTLQGSGHNPRPSGKERMRQRIMHKFNYFVKNHGESFCVGCGRCVQECPVNLDIREVVGAISTRQV; from the coding sequence GTGAAGTGGAAGGTTATAGAAAAAAGTAAATTACCTGCCCTCATTGCAGAACTGGCTAGTGAATACGAAATTTTCGCGCCAGTCAAGGAAAAAAACATCGTCTCCTTTGAAAGGCTCTCCTCTGGAAACGAAGCTTATCTAGGCTTCTGGAACACAAAGAAGCCTCCCAAAGAGGTTTTCTTTCCACAAACAGAGGTGCTGTTCACCTATAGGATTGGCGAAAAAGATGTGGAGATAGTAGAGTCTCCCGCCGTAAAGGCAAAGATGATGGTGTTGGGCGTCCGTCCCTGCGATGCCAGAAGCTTCGTTTTGCTGGACAAGTTCTTCTCTTTCGGAGAACACAAAGACTTGTACTATCTAGAGAAGAGAAAGAACACAACCGTAGTTGGGTTGGCGTGCAATCATCCTCTGAGTACATGTTTCTGCACGTCCCTAGGAGGGGGTCCGTTCGGAAAAGAGGGCATGGACCTACTCCTCCAAGACATAAACGACAAGTATCTGATAGAAACAGCCACTCAAAGAGGCGAGGAACTCGTTAAAAAGTTTCCGTGGCTGAAGGACGCAGAAAAAGCGGACGTAGAGAAGGCGAAGATGCTCTCCGAAGACGCTGAAAACGCTGTGAAGTCTAAGGTTTCTGTTAAGGATGTGAGCGAAAAACTCGATAGAATGTTCGACGACCCCTTGTGGGACCAGATATATCAGAAGTGCTTAGGCTGTGGAGTCTGCACCTTCCTTTGTCCCGCCTGTTGCTGCTTCGACATTCTGGACGAAGAAACAGAAGAAAGAAAAAGGGTCAGAATTTGGGACTCGTGCCAGTTCTCCTGCTTCACATTACAAGGTTCTGGGCACAATCCCCGTCCTTCGGGAAAGGAGAGGATGAGGCAGAGAATCATGCACAAGTTCAACTATTTCGTCAAGAACCACGGCGAAAGCTTCTGCGTAGGCTGTGGAAGATGCGTTCAGGAGTGTCCTGTGAACCTTGACATTAGAGAAGTAGTTGGGGCAATATCAACCAGACAGGTGTAG
- a CDS encoding 4Fe-4S ferredoxin, with protein MENLENSIREVAEKLLSEKKVDLIIGYERGTLPLRTTPCFVDKVEDIQKLVWNASCDANLSKYVVGRKEKVGVVAKGCDARLIAVCIIEKQFPRENVVIIGVPCLGVIDRKKIEMELGDREVLEAIVEDEQIKVKGEGFELVLPKKDFLCDSCLTCKHRNPPIYDVFVGEKVPEITEANEFADVSSLESKSAEERWEHFKEELSKCIRCYACRNVCPLCYCKMCFVDQTMPAWFGKTNDLADTMIYHIVRAFHVAGRCVDCGACSRACPMDINLRELMKKTEKIMKERYGYEAGVSLEKVPPLGEFKMEDPQEFIK; from the coding sequence ATGGAAAACCTTGAAAATTCGATAAGAGAGGTTGCGGAAAAGCTTCTCAGCGAGAAGAAGGTTGACCTAATAATTGGATACGAGCGAGGAACCCTGCCTCTCCGCACGACTCCGTGCTTTGTGGACAAAGTAGAGGACATTCAGAAGCTTGTTTGGAACGCAAGTTGCGATGCCAACCTTTCGAAATACGTGGTAGGTAGAAAGGAAAAGGTGGGTGTCGTGGCAAAGGGTTGTGACGCACGGTTAATAGCGGTTTGCATCATAGAGAAGCAGTTTCCGAGGGAAAATGTGGTTATAATCGGTGTCCCTTGCCTAGGGGTCATTGATAGGAAAAAAATAGAAATGGAACTCGGCGATAGAGAGGTCCTTGAAGCCATCGTTGAGGATGAACAGATCAAGGTTAAGGGAGAAGGGTTTGAGCTTGTCTTACCGAAAAAAGACTTCCTCTGCGACTCATGCCTAACCTGTAAGCATAGGAATCCACCGATCTACGACGTGTTTGTGGGGGAAAAGGTACCGGAAATCACGGAGGCGAACGAATTCGCTGATGTTTCTAGCCTTGAGTCGAAGTCGGCGGAAGAGAGATGGGAACATTTTAAGGAAGAACTAAGCAAGTGCATCAGGTGCTACGCTTGCAGGAACGTTTGTCCCCTCTGCTACTGCAAAATGTGCTTCGTCGACCAGACCATGCCCGCGTGGTTCGGCAAGACGAACGACCTCGCTGACACCATGATTTACCACATCGTCCGCGCCTTCCATGTGGCTGGGCGGTGTGTCGATTGCGGAGCCTGCAGTCGAGCTTGCCCGATGGACATAAACCTGAGGGAGCTTATGAAGAAAACTGAAAAGATTATGAAAGAACGATACGGCTACGAGGCAGGAGTAAGCCTCGAAAAGGTTCCCCCGTTGGGAGAGTTCAAAATGGAGGATCCTCAGGAGTTCATCAAGTGA
- a CDS encoding hydrogenase iron-sulfur subunit, producing the protein MRSLRRYLQVLGNRHQRLHRPADELDYKRVDVIKVKTAEKEWNPKILAFLCNWCSYAGADLAGISRMQYPPNIRVVRVPCSGRVNPYFIIKALQRGWDGVLVSGCHPGDCHYISGNLVARRRFAVLKDLLEYLGIEPGRVNFSWVSAAEGEKFANVVKDVVEKVKALGPTERLVKGVVPYGKP; encoded by the coding sequence ATGCGGAGCCTGCGCCGCTACTTGCAGGTGCTCGGCAATAGACATCAAAGGCTTCACCGACCTGCAGATGAGCTTGATTATAAACGCGTTGATGTGATCAAAGTGAAAACTGCTGAAAAAGAATGGAACCCGAAAATACTAGCCTTCCTGTGCAACTGGTGCAGTTACGCTGGAGCAGACCTTGCTGGAATAAGCAGGATGCAGTATCCTCCTAACATAAGGGTCGTCCGAGTGCCGTGCTCTGGAAGAGTCAACCCATACTTTATAATAAAAGCCCTTCAACGCGGCTGGGACGGGGTCTTAGTCTCAGGATGCCACCCAGGCGATTGCCACTACATTAGCGGAAACCTCGTGGCCAGAAGGAGATTCGCTGTCTTGAAGGACCTACTGGAATACCTCGGGATTGAGCCTGGAAGGGTAAACTTCTCATGGGTCTCTGCGGCTGAAGGTGAAAAGTTTGCTAATGTTGTGAAGGACGTGGTAGAAAAGGTGAAGGCCCTAGGGCCCACCGAAAGACTGGTGAAAGGGGTAGTGCCGTATGGAAAACCTTGA